A section of the Malus sylvestris chromosome 17, drMalSylv7.2, whole genome shotgun sequence genome encodes:
- the LOC126611839 gene encoding ras-related protein RIC2-like, with the protein MARYRVEDDYDYLFMVVVIYDSNVFKSNLLTRFTRDEFSLESKSTISVEFAARSLDVDGKVIKAQIWDIVGQEKRLLSNGKTSRRAGASSTRKPTLAMTK; encoded by the exons ATGGCTAGGTACAGAGTTGAGGACGACTATGACTACCTATTCATGGTGGTGGTGATCTACGACTCCAATGTCTTCAAGTCCAACTTGTTGACAAGGTTCACTAGGGACGAGTTTAGCCTTGAGTCCAAGTCCACCATCAGCGTCGAGTTTGCCGCCCGCAGCTTGGATGTTGATGGCAAAGTCATCAAGGCCCAGATTTGGGACATTGTTGGTCAAGAAAAG AGGTTACTGTCTAATGGTAAAACAAGCAGAAGAGCTGGTGCATCATCTACTCGAAAACCTACTTTAGCTATGACCAAATGA